In Nostoc sp. UHCC 0926, a single genomic region encodes these proteins:
- a CDS encoding thiazole synthase — MTSEIVIIGGGVIGLAIAIELKLRGTNVTVFCRNFQAAATHAAAGMLAPDAENIPNGAMRSLCWRSRALYPDWTHKLEELTGLNTGYRPCGILTPFFEESRGAGEHTSLREAAPTTALSKQGSRGAGEQGSRRESFSPSSSLSPPSPTYWLNKEAIHQYQPGLGAEVVGGWWYPEDAQVDNKALAQVLWTAAESVGVKLKDGITVEAFLQQQGQVVGVQTNAGVIRAAHYVLASGAWSNELLPLPVLPRKGQMLSVRIPEFASELPLKRVLFGQDIYIVPRRDRLILGATSEAVGFTPNNTPEGIQTLLQAAIRLYPQLKHYPIQEFWWGFRPATPDELPILGTSYCQNLTLATGHYRNGILLAPVTATLIADLILEQKSDPILSDFHYSRFQSQPSTSTPMLTHSANFSNGHHPAISPQHPPLPVQDSPLIIAGKTFQSRLMTGTGKYRSIEEMQQSVAASDCQIVTVAVRRVQTKAPGHEGLAEALDWTKIWMLPNTAGCQTAEEAIRVARLGREMAKLLGQEDNNFVKLEVIPDLKYLLPDPIGTLEAAEQLVKEGFAVLPYINADPMLAKRLEEVGCATVMPLASPIGSGQGLKTTANIQIIIENAGVPVVVDAGIGSPSEAAQAMELGADVLLINSAIALSPNPAAMARAMNLATVAGRLAYLAGRMPIKDYASPSSPLTGTITS, encoded by the coding sequence ATGACTAGTGAGATTGTAATTATTGGTGGCGGTGTTATTGGTTTAGCGATCGCCATTGAACTAAAACTGCGCGGGACAAACGTCACCGTGTTTTGTCGTAACTTTCAGGCTGCCGCTACCCATGCCGCTGCTGGGATGTTGGCACCAGACGCGGAAAATATCCCTAATGGGGCCATGCGTTCATTGTGTTGGCGATCGCGTGCTTTGTATCCCGACTGGACGCACAAACTAGAAGAACTAACTGGCTTAAATACTGGCTACCGACCCTGCGGTATCCTCACACCCTTTTTTGAAGAAAGCAGGGGAGCAGGGGAGCATACTTCTCTACGAGAGGCTGCGCCAACGACTGCGCTCAGTAAGCAGGGGAGCAGGGGAGCAGGGGAGCAGGGGAGCAGAAGGGAAAGTTTTTCCCCCTCATCCTCCTTATCCCCCCCATCTCCAACTTACTGGTTAAACAAAGAGGCAATTCATCAATATCAGCCAGGATTGGGAGCAGAGGTAGTTGGTGGCTGGTGGTATCCTGAAGACGCACAAGTTGATAATAAAGCTCTAGCTCAAGTACTGTGGACTGCGGCTGAGTCTGTTGGTGTTAAACTCAAAGACGGGATTACAGTAGAAGCATTTTTACAGCAGCAAGGACAAGTGGTTGGCGTGCAAACCAATGCTGGGGTAATTCGCGCCGCGCACTATGTTTTAGCTTCAGGTGCTTGGTCAAATGAGTTGTTACCACTACCTGTGCTACCCAGAAAAGGACAAATGCTGAGTGTGCGGATACCAGAATTTGCGTCGGAATTGCCCTTAAAGCGGGTTTTGTTTGGGCAGGATATTTACATCGTACCAAGACGCGATCGGCTGATTCTTGGGGCAACAAGCGAAGCCGTTGGCTTCACCCCCAACAACACCCCAGAAGGCATTCAAACATTATTACAAGCTGCCATCCGGCTATATCCCCAATTAAAGCATTATCCTATCCAAGAATTCTGGTGGGGATTTCGCCCAGCCACCCCCGATGAGTTACCCATCCTTGGTACTAGTTACTGTCAAAATTTAACCCTTGCTACTGGTCATTACCGCAACGGAATTCTACTTGCACCAGTAACAGCGACATTGATTGCCGATTTAATCTTGGAACAAAAGTCTGACCCTATACTTTCAGATTTTCACTATTCGCGCTTCCAATCCCAGCCATCTACCTCCACCCCAATGCTGACTCACTCTGCCAATTTCTCCAATGGGCATCACCCTGCCATATCTCCACAGCACCCACCACTCCCCGTTCAAGACTCCCCACTAATTATTGCTGGCAAAACCTTCCAATCCCGCTTAATGACCGGAACTGGTAAGTATCGCAGCATTGAAGAAATGCAGCAAAGTGTCGCCGCCAGCGATTGCCAGATTGTCACCGTCGCAGTCCGACGGGTACAAACCAAGGCCCCCGGACATGAAGGTTTAGCTGAAGCCTTGGATTGGACAAAAATCTGGATGTTGCCCAATACCGCAGGTTGTCAAACTGCTGAAGAGGCAATTCGGGTAGCGCGTTTGGGGCGAGAAATGGCGAAATTGTTAGGGCAGGAAGATAATAACTTTGTCAAGTTAGAAGTAATACCTGACCTTAAGTATTTACTCCCAGATCCAATTGGGACGCTGGAAGCCGCAGAACAACTAGTTAAAGAAGGTTTTGCAGTATTGCCCTATATTAACGCTGACCCGATGTTAGCCAAGCGTTTAGAAGAAGTAGGCTGTGCTACGGTAATGCCTTTGGCATCGCCGATAGGTTCTGGACAAGGGCTAAAAACAACCGCCAATATCCAAATCATCATCGAAAATGCGGGTGTGCCAGTGGTGGTAGATGCTGGTATTGGTTCACCCTCAGAAGCCGCCCAGGCAATGGAATTGGGAGCAGATGTTTTGTTGATTAATAGTGCGATCGCTCTTTCTCCAAACCCAGCAGCAATGGCTCGTGCCATGAATTTAGCAACAGTCGCCGGTCGTCTAGCATACCTTGCTGGCAGGATGCCCATCAAAGATTATGCTAGTCCTAGTTCTCCTCTGACTGGGACGATTACTAGTTAA
- a CDS encoding NAD(P)/FAD-dependent oxidoreductase — MREILYLEVPTPDIATVRSWLQTDFEPGNGEKVLTSEGFRLKIPTTTTTTGVALSENLLAELSVFVWSVQRTTYLKVFRWTEQPFPKEGQILQRLTKEIRSRFGHHYPEPPAIDLSQQSIFAALGSVYPLTVKYFQKMPNGEYDLTRAYWWEQRWREGVRNPQQPRQVVFSHLCRGARGQGRTCAGEQGSRGEITNAPMPNAQYDIIYIGGALGAIHAALMAKLGYKVLLVERMSFGRMNREWNISRDEIQSLVNLGLVTPAELETIIAREYKDGFNKFFDANNPSKLRSPVLHTPTVLNLGLDSEKWLQMCGQKLQAAGGEIWDETEFIRADIDISQVILKVKHLPSQIEKQVSGRLLIDAMGTASPIAWQLNGSRAFDSVCPTVGAAIESGFEPGVWDSQYGDVLYSHGDISRGRQLIWELFPGAGDELTIYLFHYHEVNAENPGSLLEMYEDFFTILPEYRRCDMDKLVWKKPTFGYIPGHFSVGSSDRTVAFDRLIAIGDAASLQSPLVFTGFGSLVRNLERLTTLLDTALKHDLLSFRHLNQIRAYQSNVSVTWLFSKGMMVPTGKFLPPQRINSMLNTFFGLLVDEPLEVADNFIKDRCDWLTFNRLALKAARTNPALLLWIWELAGPRDLLRWLGSYFNFGRHALVSALLSPWFGRFLNRVGFWLEPRNPGLWLWLLAINYAIATGKPRSPSQVAKISPEAIIPKSEARILN; from the coding sequence ATGAGAGAAATCCTTTATTTAGAAGTTCCAACTCCGGATATAGCAACTGTGCGTAGCTGGTTACAAACAGATTTTGAACCCGGAAATGGAGAAAAAGTGCTTACCTCGGAAGGCTTTCGCCTCAAAATCCCAACTACAACTACAACTACTGGGGTGGCTCTTTCGGAAAACCTGCTTGCGGAACTTTCTGTGTTTGTCTGGTCGGTGCAACGAACTACTTATCTAAAAGTGTTTCGTTGGACAGAACAGCCTTTTCCCAAAGAGGGACAAATCCTGCAACGCCTGACCAAGGAAATCAGAAGCCGTTTTGGGCATCATTACCCAGAACCGCCAGCAATTGATTTATCCCAGCAATCGATTTTTGCCGCGCTAGGCTCTGTTTATCCCCTCACTGTCAAATATTTTCAGAAAATGCCCAACGGTGAATATGACCTAACCCGTGCCTATTGGTGGGAACAACGATGGCGCGAAGGAGTACGGAATCCGCAGCAGCCGCGTCAAGTGGTGTTTTCGCACTTGTGCAGGGGAGCAAGGGGGCAGGGGAGGACTTGTGCAGGGGAGCAGGGGAGCAGGGGGGAAATAACCAATGCCCCAATGCCCAATGCCCAGTACGACATAATCTACATCGGTGGCGCACTAGGCGCCATCCATGCAGCACTGATGGCAAAACTGGGATATAAAGTTCTGTTGGTGGAACGAATGTCCTTTGGGCGGATGAACCGAGAATGGAATATTTCTCGCGATGAGATTCAAAGCTTAGTTAACCTGGGTTTAGTCACCCCCGCTGAGTTAGAAACCATCATTGCCAGGGAATACAAAGATGGATTCAATAAGTTTTTTGATGCTAATAATCCATCCAAACTGCGATCGCCTGTTCTGCACACACCCACAGTCCTAAATTTAGGCTTAGATTCCGAAAAATGGCTCCAAATGTGTGGGCAAAAACTGCAAGCGGCAGGTGGTGAAATCTGGGATGAAACAGAATTTATCCGTGCAGATATTGATATATCACAAGTTATTCTGAAAGTCAAGCACTTACCCAGTCAGATTGAGAAGCAAGTAAGTGGACGACTGTTAATAGATGCAATGGGAACTGCCTCGCCCATCGCTTGGCAATTAAATGGTAGTCGGGCTTTTGATAGTGTATGTCCGACAGTGGGAGCGGCAATTGAGAGCGGATTTGAGCCGGGGGTGTGGGATTCCCAGTATGGAGACGTTCTTTATAGTCATGGGGATATTTCGCGGGGAAGGCAGCTGATTTGGGAATTGTTTCCTGGAGCAGGTGATGAACTGACGATTTATTTATTTCATTACCACGAAGTCAATGCTGAAAATCCTGGTTCCTTGCTGGAGATGTACGAGGACTTTTTCACGATTTTGCCAGAGTATCGCAGGTGCGATATGGACAAGTTGGTGTGGAAGAAGCCGACATTTGGGTATATACCGGGACATTTTAGTGTAGGGAGTAGCGATCGCACAGTTGCCTTTGATCGATTGATTGCGATCGGTGATGCGGCATCACTCCAGTCTCCCCTCGTCTTTACCGGTTTTGGTTCTCTAGTTCGCAACTTAGAGCGCTTAACAACGCTGTTGGATACTGCTCTCAAACATGACTTGTTGAGTTTCCGACACTTGAACCAAATTCGCGCCTACCAAAGCAACGTTTCAGTAACTTGGCTATTTTCCAAAGGCATGATGGTGCCCACAGGGAAATTTTTACCACCCCAACGGATCAACTCCATGCTCAATACCTTTTTTGGGCTGTTAGTAGACGAACCTTTAGAGGTGGCAGATAATTTCATTAAAGATAGGTGTGATTGGTTAACTTTTAACCGCCTAGCACTCAAAGCAGCTAGGACAAATCCTGCCTTGCTTTTATGGATCTGGGAACTTGCTGGGCCAAGGGATTTGCTCAGATGGCTTGGTAGTTATTTTAACTTCGGTCGTCATGCCCTGGTTAGTGCTTTGCTGAGTCCGTGGTTCGGGCGCTTCTTGAATCGGGTAGGTTTTTGGCTGGAACCTCGGAATCCGGGATTGTGGCTGTGGCTGTTGGCGATTAATTATGCGATCGCCACAGGCAAACCGCGATCGCCCAGTCAGGTAGCCAAAATTAGCCCAGAAGCCATAATTCCGAAGTCAGAAGCAAGGATTCTGAATTAG
- the cimA gene encoding citramalate synthase, translating into MTTNSSPQLWLYDTTLRDGTQREGLSVSIEDKLRIAKRLDQLGIPFIEGGWPGANPKDVQFFWQLQEDPLKFAEIVAFCSTRRPNTTAATEPMLQAILAAGTRWVTIFGKSWDLHVTASLKTTLEENLAMIRDTIEYLRSQGRRIIYDAEHWFDGYKHNPDYALQTLEAAIASGAEWLVLCDTNGGTLPHEISQIVQDVVKVTGEWGLGTRGWGTRKDSQSPMPNDATCSTWGDPIALGVSRWEKTAVAPPCPMPQIGIHTHNDSEMAVANAIAAVMAGAKMVQGTINGYGERCGNANLCSLIPNLQLKAGYSCITEDQLTQLTEASRFVSEVVNLAPDEHAPFVGRSAFAHKGGIHVSAVERNPLTYEHIQPEQVGNHRRIVISEQSGLSNVLAKARSFGIELDQLKAEAKQILQRLKDLESEGFQFEAAEASFVLLMHEALGDRQQFFEIKGFQVHCDLIEGKETSNALATVKVAVDGKNILEAAEGNGPVAALDAALRRALVNFYPQIATFDLTDYKVRILNGHTGTAAKTRVLVESGNGHQRWTTVGVSTNILEASYQAVVEGLEYGLLLHSQAEAAVKASS; encoded by the coding sequence ATGACCACAAATTCCTCACCTCAACTTTGGCTCTATGACACTACATTACGGGATGGCACTCAGCGCGAGGGGCTATCAGTATCGATAGAAGATAAGTTACGCATTGCCAAGAGACTCGATCAACTGGGAATTCCCTTTATTGAAGGCGGTTGGCCTGGTGCCAATCCCAAGGATGTACAATTTTTCTGGCAACTCCAAGAAGATCCGCTAAAATTTGCTGAAATTGTGGCTTTTTGTTCGACTCGACGCCCCAATACTACTGCTGCAACCGAACCGATGCTACAGGCTATTTTGGCTGCGGGAACTCGCTGGGTAACGATTTTTGGCAAGTCTTGGGATTTACATGTCACAGCCAGCCTGAAGACGACGTTAGAAGAAAATTTGGCGATGATTCGTGACACGATTGAGTACCTCCGTTCTCAAGGGCGTCGCATTATTTACGATGCCGAACATTGGTTTGATGGCTACAAACACAATCCAGATTATGCTTTACAGACATTAGAGGCTGCGATCGCATCTGGTGCTGAATGGCTAGTCCTCTGTGATACCAATGGCGGCACTTTACCCCACGAAATTAGCCAAATCGTTCAAGATGTAGTCAAGGTAACTGGGGAATGGGGACTGGGGACTAGGGGCTGGGGAACTAGGAAAGATTCCCAATCTCCAATGCCCAATGACGCCACTTGCTCCACTTGGGGAGACCCCATCGCCCTTGGCGTCTCCCGTTGGGAGAAGACCGCAGTGGCTCCCCCATGCCCAATGCCCCAAATCGGAATTCACACTCATAACGATTCGGAAATGGCGGTTGCTAACGCAATAGCCGCCGTTATGGCAGGGGCAAAAATGGTACAGGGCACAATTAACGGTTACGGTGAACGTTGCGGTAATGCTAACCTCTGTTCATTAATTCCCAATTTACAACTGAAGGCGGGTTACAGTTGTATCACAGAAGACCAGCTAACACAACTTACAGAAGCTAGTCGTTTTGTTAGTGAGGTGGTCAACCTCGCGCCAGATGAACACGCTCCCTTTGTGGGACGTTCGGCTTTTGCCCACAAGGGCGGTATTCATGTATCAGCCGTGGAACGTAATCCCCTGACTTACGAACACATTCAGCCGGAACAAGTCGGGAATCATCGCCGCATTGTGATTTCTGAACAGTCTGGACTCAGCAATGTTTTAGCCAAAGCCCGCAGTTTTGGGATTGAACTCGATCAGCTAAAGGCAGAGGCCAAGCAAATTCTCCAGCGCCTCAAAGACTTGGAGAGCGAAGGATTTCAATTTGAAGCAGCAGAGGCAAGTTTTGTATTGTTGATGCACGAAGCTTTGGGAGATCGCCAACAGTTTTTTGAAATCAAAGGTTTTCAAGTTCACTGTGACTTGATTGAGGGGAAAGAAACTAGCAATGCTCTAGCTACAGTCAAAGTCGCTGTTGACGGGAAAAATATTTTGGAGGCGGCCGAAGGTAACGGGCCCGTGGCAGCTTTGGATGCGGCTTTACGCAGGGCTTTGGTGAACTTTTATCCCCAAATAGCAACCTTTGATTTGACAGATTACAAAGTCCGGATTCTCAATGGACATACGGGCACTGCGGCGAAAACTCGTGTGTTGGTAGAATCGGGCAATGGTCATCAACGCTGGACAACAGTAGGGGTTTCCACCAATATTTTGGAGGCTTCCTATCAAGCGGTAGTGGAGGGCTTGGAATACGGTTTGTTGTTGCACTCCCAAGCGGAAGCGGCGGTGAAAGCTTCTAGTTGA
- the psb34 gene encoding photosystem II assembly protein Psb34 — MPYTNEEGGLLNNFAREPKIYQAEPPTEGQKRTYILLAITATVLVGGLVSVAFFVSQSS, encoded by the coding sequence ATGCCCTATACAAACGAAGAAGGCGGCCTTCTGAATAATTTTGCCCGGGAGCCAAAGATTTATCAAGCAGAACCTCCCACGGAAGGGCAAAAGCGAACTTATATCTTACTAGCAATCACCGCTACAGTTTTGGTTGGCGGCTTGGTTTCAGTCGCCTTCTTTGTTTCTCAGAGCAGTTGA
- a CDS encoding aminotransferase class V-fold PLP-dependent enzyme — MTDILAMGRNIKQEAAQLPLVAENCDSFWNKEIRPLFTDESLSFRVKTLKGNYVKYVNLDNGATTTPFATLKQHVDEMLDTYGSVHRGSGQKSIITTREYDASRNVIRDFVGSSLDNYVIFAKNTTEAINGAATLWAKKPGKILVSDIEHSSNLLPWVTRDEVVQYRTQPDGSVSVTEIEDIFKAHQNLPKAEQIKLVTITGASTITGYRPPIYEIAALAHRYGAKIFADVCQLIQHERVDMRADDDPCHLDFVAFSGHKMYAPYGTGVLLGPKEFFDSSYPYQIGGGNLPYITRNLEIKRFYTERAHDPGTPNAMGAIAIAKAIQIIEALGRDRIAHYEHSLVEFTYTRLRLIPGVKVHIPGDNLAHVIPFDIDGFDGRLVAEILAQEYGIGVRAGAFCTYEYIRKLKNISDEQDCKIAQEVDRGITRNIPSIIRASFAVYNTLEDCDRFIDAIAQIAKNGFAHYLPNYTQDEITGVWTAIDS; from the coding sequence ATGACCGATATACTTGCAATGGGTAGAAATATAAAGCAAGAAGCTGCCCAATTACCGCTAGTTGCAGAAAATTGTGACAGTTTTTGGAACAAAGAAATTAGACCGTTATTCACAGATGAGTCTCTATCTTTTAGAGTGAAGACTCTTAAGGGAAACTATGTCAAGTACGTCAACTTGGATAATGGAGCTACAACCACTCCCTTTGCAACCCTTAAGCAGCATGTGGACGAGATGCTTGACACCTATGGCAGCGTGCATCGAGGTTCTGGGCAAAAGTCCATCATCACTACACGAGAATATGACGCCAGCCGGAACGTCATTCGGGACTTTGTGGGGTCATCTTTAGACAACTATGTAATCTTTGCGAAGAATACAACAGAAGCAATTAATGGAGCCGCCACACTTTGGGCAAAAAAACCTGGGAAAATCTTAGTTTCTGATATTGAGCATTCATCGAACCTGCTGCCTTGGGTTACTAGAGACGAAGTTGTGCAATACAGAACGCAGCCGGATGGAAGTGTAAGTGTCACAGAAATTGAAGATATCTTCAAGGCACACCAAAATCTCCCTAAAGCCGAACAAATTAAGTTAGTGACTATTACAGGTGCTTCGACAATTACAGGTTACAGACCCCCGATTTACGAAATTGCAGCTTTAGCACATCGATATGGTGCTAAGATTTTTGCCGATGTGTGTCAGTTAATTCAGCATGAACGAGTAGATATGCGTGCTGATGATGACCCATGTCATTTAGATTTTGTGGCTTTCTCTGGACACAAAATGTATGCGCCCTACGGAACTGGGGTTTTGCTGGGGCCAAAGGAATTTTTTGATAGCTCCTATCCTTATCAAATCGGCGGTGGAAACCTGCCTTATATCACTAGAAACTTAGAGATCAAGCGTTTTTATACAGAACGGGCCCATGACCCTGGAACACCAAACGCAATGGGTGCGATCGCCATTGCCAAGGCGATTCAAATTATCGAAGCCCTTGGGCGCGATCGCATTGCTCACTATGAACACTCTCTAGTTGAATTCACATATACACGGCTTAGGCTGATTCCTGGGGTGAAGGTACATATTCCAGGAGATAATTTAGCCCATGTTATCCCCTTTGATATTGATGGGTTTGATGGACGCTTAGTAGCAGAAATTCTGGCACAAGAATACGGCATTGGGGTTCGGGCTGGGGCTTTCTGCACATACGAATACATTCGCAAACTCAAGAATATTTCAGACGAGCAAGACTGCAAGATTGCTCAGGAAGTAGACAGGGGAATTACGCGTAACATTCCTAGTATTATCCGAGCCAGCTTTGCTGTATATAATACATTAGAAGATTGCGATCGCTTTATTGATGCGATCGCTCAAATAGCTAAAAACGGATTTGCTCACTATTTGCCCAACTACACACAAGATGAAATCACTGGTGTTTGGACAGCGATAGACAGCTAA
- a CDS encoding tetratricopeptide repeat protein translates to MSVNDPAHNNNSTWNRQVYHRLKLALSLGLRRQFFLAVCDDLHLRNQVAARLHSTLAYPVGQVLYQPSNSDENSTSAYPRLVTLRLNLNDPNPIIQINQWLANYPPPIVGASKDTPRRPFPVPAFQIVGVEHLTKQPVATQRLFLHYLRLSEEYFSTQESSRFLESNLLLWIPRPWLSAIKQSAPQFWRCRTGVFVFAGEPTPATQNLGYPESFSRSGSLDLGNIEQSILDESVNQAELKTAATKLKFENNSDFPAEIQGNGVYKTQEVSPSTADLLKAAPQQQESTNRSGSGSNNQSLSSLSYISSELTELVIATINTNLTPNTDNYLQPQQILLEIEELHQKQVPGEVLAEAYHRLGTLYRLRIEQGESTLENLMVAIIAYQEAISYDETSPQLPDILNDLGTLYWMLYRTPPNSEEGQTYIEQAIEFYQLALNMISPQTHSETYARVQNNLGTAYGDLARFSHPSENWQQAILAYSEALSYRTADMDSLKYAACQNNLGTAYWHLGQYNQPIIHLKKAIAAYNEALVHYNPEQEPLKYGMIQNNIGTACWNLAQYEQPAQNLQLAIDVYSEALKYRTPANVPSACAATQNNLGTAYWHLANLSQTTKEARQKYLQLCISAYEEAIALAHSLSSTSLSFDLLASYNNLGLAHYQLVIDKSFNGDKATRSQHLEVALDNHLQALNGLSKQPEAYQTTFTYVVKTIRAFHNELGIQGQNLALSKVPSQLLPEILSKL, encoded by the coding sequence ATGAGCGTGAATGATCCTGCACACAACAATAATTCTACTTGGAATCGGCAAGTATACCACCGCCTGAAACTTGCCCTAAGTCTTGGCTTACGACGACAATTTTTTTTAGCGGTATGTGATGATTTACACTTAAGAAATCAGGTAGCAGCCCGTTTGCACTCTACATTGGCTTATCCTGTTGGACAGGTACTATATCAGCCATCAAATTCTGATGAAAATAGCACTTCAGCTTATCCGCGATTAGTCACATTGCGTTTGAATTTAAACGATCCCAATCCCATAATCCAGATAAATCAATGGTTGGCTAATTATCCACCGCCAATTGTTGGGGCATCAAAAGATACCCCAAGAAGACCTTTTCCAGTCCCAGCATTTCAGATTGTAGGTGTGGAGCATCTCACCAAGCAACCAGTGGCAACACAACGGTTATTTTTGCACTATCTGCGCTTAAGCGAAGAATATTTCTCTACACAAGAATCCAGCCGATTCCTAGAATCTAACTTGCTGTTGTGGATACCGCGTCCTTGGTTATCTGCTATCAAGCAATCAGCACCACAGTTTTGGCGTTGCCGGACTGGCGTATTTGTGTTTGCTGGAGAACCCACACCAGCGACTCAGAATTTGGGCTATCCAGAAAGTTTTTCACGTTCTGGAAGCTTGGATTTAGGGAATATTGAGCAATCGATTCTAGATGAATCAGTTAACCAAGCGGAACTCAAAACCGCAGCTACCAAGTTAAAGTTTGAGAATAATTCTGATTTTCCAGCAGAGATACAAGGGAATGGCGTATATAAAACCCAGGAAGTTTCGCCGTCAACAGCAGATTTATTGAAGGCTGCACCACAACAGCAGGAATCTACTAATAGGTCTGGTAGTGGGAGTAATAATCAATCGCTGTCGTCTTTATCTTATATTAGCAGCGAGTTAACGGAGCTAGTAATAGCAACAATCAACACTAACCTTACTCCAAATACGGATAATTACTTACAACCGCAACAGATTTTGTTGGAGATTGAAGAATTACACCAAAAGCAAGTTCCAGGTGAGGTACTGGCAGAAGCCTATCATCGCTTGGGCACCTTATACCGCCTTCGTATTGAGCAAGGAGAGTCAACCCTAGAAAACCTGATGGTGGCAATTATTGCCTATCAGGAGGCAATTAGCTATGACGAAACCTCACCGCAACTCCCAGATATCTTGAATGACTTGGGTACACTCTACTGGATGCTTTACCGCACACCACCCAATTCTGAGGAAGGACAAACTTATATAGAGCAGGCAATAGAATTTTATCAGTTGGCGTTAAATATGATTTCGCCCCAGACACATTCGGAAACTTACGCTCGTGTGCAAAATAATTTGGGGACAGCCTATGGTGATTTAGCTCGTTTTTCTCACCCATCTGAAAATTGGCAGCAAGCAATTTTAGCTTACAGTGAAGCACTTAGCTACCGTACAGCTGATATGGACTCCTTAAAATATGCGGCTTGCCAGAACAATTTGGGTACTGCTTACTGGCATCTAGGGCAATACAATCAACCGATTATACATTTAAAGAAAGCGATCGCAGCTTACAACGAAGCACTTGTACACTACAACCCCGAACAGGAACCGCTCAAGTATGGTATGATTCAAAACAACATCGGTACTGCCTGTTGGAATTTGGCACAATATGAACAACCAGCCCAAAATCTCCAGCTAGCTATAGATGTCTATAGCGAAGCTCTCAAGTATCGCACTCCAGCTAATGTTCCCAGTGCCTGCGCCGCTACACAAAATAATCTCGGTACTGCCTACTGGCATCTAGCAAACCTATCTCAGACAACTAAAGAGGCACGGCAAAAGTATCTGCAACTATGTATCAGTGCTTACGAAGAGGCTATAGCCTTGGCTCACTCACTTAGCAGTACTTCTTTAAGTTTTGATTTGCTTGCCTCTTATAATAACCTGGGACTGGCACATTATCAGCTAGTAATAGATAAGTCTTTTAATGGCGACAAAGCAACACGTTCTCAACACTTAGAAGTAGCATTAGATAACCATTTGCAAGCCTTAAACGGATTAAGTAAACAACCAGAGGCTTATCAAACAACCTTCACTTATGTGGTGAAAACTATTCGTGCTTTTCATAATGAATTAGGGATACAGGGACAAAATCTGGCTTTATCTAAAGTTCCTAGTCAGTTGTTGCCAGAGATTTTGTCAAAGTTATAA
- a CDS encoding 2Fe-2S iron-sulfur cluster-binding protein: protein MPKVLAEGKTIDCEQGSNLRKILLQNSIHLYNDGAKVINCRGIGSCGTCAVKLEGEVSAANWRDRARRSLPPHSPTTDLRLACQTQVLGDVKVTKFDGFWGQGSRIVWTPKG, encoded by the coding sequence ATGCCTAAAGTACTAGCTGAAGGTAAAACAATTGATTGCGAGCAGGGAAGCAATCTCCGAAAAATTTTGCTGCAAAATAGTATTCACCTCTACAATGACGGTGCTAAGGTAATAAACTGTCGAGGCATTGGCAGTTGTGGAACCTGCGCGGTTAAGTTAGAGGGCGAAGTATCAGCAGCGAATTGGCGTGATCGAGCACGGCGTTCGCTTCCTCCCCATTCTCCTACAACAGACTTGCGTTTAGCCTGTCAAACTCAGGTTTTAGGCGATGTGAAAGTGACAAAGTTTGATGGATTTTGGGGACAAGGTTCTCGAATAGTGTGGACACCAAAAGGTTAA